Proteins from one Terriglobus sp. RCC_193 genomic window:
- a CDS encoding GxxExxY protein translates to MDVAALNTLSKRVLDAAFAVHTELGPGLLESAYEACLASEFTHRGLPFQQQLPMPLVYNGQKLADVGYRLDFLVSGHLILEIKAVEAIAAVHHAQLLSYLRLSDKHLGLLVNFNVASLRDGIHRKVNKL, encoded by the coding sequence ATGGATGTGGCCGCGCTCAACACACTGTCAAAACGAGTTCTGGATGCGGCCTTTGCCGTGCATACAGAACTTGGCCCCGGCTTACTTGAGAGTGCTTATGAGGCATGCCTGGCCAGCGAGTTTACGCATCGTGGCCTTCCATTTCAGCAACAACTCCCGATGCCTCTTGTCTACAACGGCCAGAAGCTCGCGGATGTAGGCTATCGGCTGGACTTTCTTGTATCCGGCCATCTGATATTGGAAATAAAGGCTGTGGAAGCAATTGCCGCTGTGCACCATGCCCAACTGCTGAGCTACTTGAGACTTTCAGATAAGCATCTCGGTCTGCTTGTTAACTTCAATGTTGCCAGTCTTCGCGATGGCATCCATCGAAAGGTCAATAAGCTTTAA